The genome window TGAAGGAAACCTGTTGGTTCTGCAAAGGACAATGCCAagatccccaaaattcaggagTGTTGTCCAAGTGCTCCCAGATGTCCAGACTCATGGAATCATGAATACCCTGAGGTGAAAGAGAACCACAGGAAAATAAGAATTGCGGAGCATGGGAGGTGGATAGGACACAAGTTGTGTGTCCAACACTTGTCCCAGCACAGAACAATCCCAAAAGCCTCAGTAATTCACAAATCCTACTTTTTTACCCAAAAAAATGAGTATACAGCCCTTTGTGCCACAGCTGGGGGTTCAGCTTTCCCTTGGGGTGTCCCAGTGTGGGGCAGAGCCATTGCCGCTGTCCCTCACCGTGTGCCCTTGGTGCTGATAGAACAAACATGGAATTAGTTGGAAATGGTGCTCCTGGGAAGTTTCGTGTTTTCCTTGGGAATAAatgcagaactgcagcaggTGCTTTATTCCCATCACTTTTTCTGACCTGGTGGAGCCCATGACCGCTGTGATCCCAAGTGCCAAGGCCTGTGCCTCAAGGGCCAATGTTCCTCACCAAAACAATCTCCATTTGGAGCTCGAGGGGGACAAAATGACAGAGTTTTGGCCAAAACTCCAGGCTTTCTTTCAAACCCTatctctgcttcctcctgccccaaCCTCAGGCCCCAGGGAGCCCCGGCCCTGCTCCAGCGCCGGCTGTGCCTGGGACTTGGGGAGGGGCTGGTGGTTGTGCCCCGTTTGTGCCTCGATTTCCCCATCCCGGCGCCAAAGTGGCTCCACTCAGATGTTGGATCAAGCGCCGGGAACCATGCCACGAACCGAGGCCAGGCAGAGGTGCAGCCAAGGCCTCTTGGGGCTGAGAGGGGACCCAGCGGTGACACGGCTcggggacaaggggacacgAGGTGCCAGCGCAGGGCAGCgtctccctgggctgcagcgCCTAGGGGGGCTCGGGCCGTCCCTGGGCTGCCCGGGGACCGAGTGTGCTTTGGCACAGGGGCCAAGGCCgctcggcggggccgcggcaCCTGCTGCCGTTCCcgcgccgcctcccgccgccccgTTAAAGCGCCCGGGGCCGGCGCTCGGTCCCACCGCGGACAGCGCTCCACCATGATGCTGCAGCTCGTGCTCCTCGCCGCGCTCGCCCTGTGCGGTGAGTCCCGCCCGGAGCCTTCGGCCTCGGCACCCCCGAAAGCCCCGTTGAGCCGAGGCCGTGGGGACTGACGccgtccctctgtccccagggcgCTGCTCCGAGCTGGATCTCGATGGCATGCAGCGGGTGGTTGGCGGCACCGAGGCGCGCTCGCACTCCTGGCCCTCCCAGGTGGGTCCTGCCGGGCGTCCcagggccgggcccggggctctCCCCGCCGGACCCCCGGCCAGCCCCGGGCCGTGTCTCGCCCCCTCTCCAGATCTCCCTGCAGTATTACTCCAGCGGCGGCTGGCACCACACCTGCGGGGGCTCCCTCATCCACAGGAACTGGGTGATGACCGCTGCCCACTGCGTGAACAAGTGAGCGGGCCGGGGACGCCTCCTTCCCCTCGCCAAAGTTCCTTTTCCCCCCGAAACCCTTCCAAGCAGAAATCCCGGCTGCCCCAAGCACCAGAGCAGCCGCCCTCGGAGGGCTTTTGGCCTCCTCCTTTTTGGCACGGCCCCCACGGGGCTTCTCTGGGAGCGTCCTGTTCCCGCTCGGAGCCTCCCGGAGCAGCTCCCGCTCGGGCTGCCCGCAGCTCGGCGCTGACGGAGCGTTTGTGCGCCTTGCCGCCAGCAACCTGCAATACCGCGTGGTGGCCGGCGAGCACAACCTCTACAGCAGCGACGGCACCGAGCAGGTCTTCAGCGTCAGCAGGATCGTCGTCCACCCCTACTACAACAGCAACAACGTGGCCGCAGGGTAACGCCCTCGGAACGGGGGACCTGGGGGGAGCCCGGCCGGGCTTCGGGGGGTCCTTGTAacatcctctccctccctcgGGCAGCTACGACATCGCCCTGTTCCGCCTGAGCAGCTCGGCCACCCTGAACAGCGCCGTGCAGCTGGCGGTGCTGCCCCAGGAGGGCACCATCCTGCCCAACAACTACCCCTGCTACATCACGGGCTGGGGCCTGACCCGCAGTGAGTGACGGGTCCCCCCCGACCCAAATCGCCCCCGCAGCGGCCAACGCAGGCAGCCGCGGCGGCGCCCGGAGCCCGGGACGGCCCCGGGAGGCTCCGCTCGGGGCTGCGCCCGGGGCTCGCAGGTGCCCAGCGccggccggggccgcgccgAGCCCCGGGGCACGGACGGGGCCGGAGGGGCTGCGCGGGGGCGCGGGCTCTGCTTTGCCGGGCCGTTCCGCGGCTCCGAGGCGGCGCTGACCGGCGCCCGCTCCCCGCAGCCAACGGGCAGCTGTC of Camarhynchus parvulus chromosome 29, STF_HiC, whole genome shotgun sequence contains these proteins:
- the LOC115914496 gene encoding chymotrypsin-like elastase family member 1, whose protein sequence is MLQLVLLAALALCGRCSELDLDGMQRVVGGTEARSHSWPSQISLQYYSSGGWHHTCGGSLIHRNWVMTAAHCVNNNLQYRVVAGEHNLYSSDGTEQVFSVSRIVVHPYYNSNNVAAGYDIALFRLSSSATLNSAVQLAVLPQEGTILPNNYPCYITGWGLTRTNGQLSSVLLQAQLPVVSYQICSSASYWGSTVKNTMVCAGGDGVRSGCQGDSGGPLHCAVNGQYQVHGVTSFVSSQGCNVARKPTVFTRVSAYISWINSVIAQN